The following are from one region of the Streptomyces changanensis genome:
- a CDS encoding HpcH/HpaI aldolase/citrate lyase family protein: protein MRHFGHISPAARAGLFHREPCAFDSGSPARVLAAALGATLYSPATRPTLADDVKKQVGRGVVSMVVCLEDSIADADVKRAEENLVRQFTDLAARPGEPPLLFVRVREPEQIPDLARRLGPAVRLLSGFVLPKFTEKRGTPFLEAIAATEKEPGTADALGGRPLYAMPVLESPDLLHLETRADTLAGIARSVTAYRDRVLALRLGVTDFCSAYGLRRTPDMTAYDVQVVAHVIADVVNVLGRADGSGFTITGPVWEYFRLQERMFKPMLRRSPFTEGRADALRTELIEHDLDGLLREIELDRANGLLGKTCIHPSHVQPVHALSVVSHEEYSDARDILRPERTGGGVMRSAYTNKMNEVKPHRAWAERTLRRAEVFGVAKADVGFVELLAAGLAVP, encoded by the coding sequence ATGCGTCATTTCGGGCACATCTCGCCTGCTGCTCGGGCCGGGCTGTTCCACCGGGAGCCCTGCGCCTTCGACAGCGGGTCGCCCGCCCGTGTCCTGGCGGCCGCCCTCGGCGCCACCCTCTACAGCCCCGCCACCCGACCCACGCTCGCCGACGACGTGAAGAAGCAGGTCGGACGGGGTGTCGTGTCGATGGTGGTCTGTCTGGAGGACTCCATCGCCGACGCCGACGTCAAGCGAGCCGAGGAGAACCTCGTCCGCCAGTTCACCGACCTGGCCGCGAGGCCCGGCGAGCCGCCGCTGCTCTTCGTCCGCGTCCGCGAGCCCGAGCAGATACCGGACCTCGCCCGCCGGCTCGGACCGGCGGTACGGCTGCTGTCCGGATTCGTACTGCCGAAGTTCACCGAGAAGCGCGGCACGCCCTTCCTGGAGGCCATCGCGGCGACCGAGAAGGAGCCCGGCACGGCGGACGCCCTCGGCGGCCGCCCCCTGTACGCGATGCCGGTCCTGGAGTCCCCGGACCTCCTCCACCTGGAGACCCGTGCCGACACCCTCGCCGGGATAGCCCGCTCGGTCACCGCCTACCGGGACCGCGTCCTCGCGCTCCGGCTCGGCGTGACCGACTTCTGCTCCGCGTACGGGCTGCGCCGCACCCCCGACATGACCGCGTACGACGTGCAGGTCGTCGCGCACGTCATCGCTGACGTCGTCAACGTCCTGGGCCGCGCGGACGGCTCCGGCTTCACCATCACCGGACCGGTCTGGGAGTACTTCCGGCTCCAGGAGCGGATGTTCAAACCGATGCTGCGGCGCAGCCCCTTCACCGAGGGCCGCGCCGACGCCCTGCGCACGGAGCTCATCGAGCACGACCTGGACGGTCTGCTGCGGGAGATCGAGCTCGACCGGGCCAACGGTCTGCTCGGCAAGACCTGCATCCACCCCTCCCACGTGCAGCCGGTGCACGCCCTGTCCGTGGTGAGCCACGAGGAGTACAGCGATGCCCGGGACATTCTGCGCCCGGAGCGCACCGGCGGCGGGGTGATGCGTTCCGCGTACACGAACAAGATGAACGAGGTGAAGCCGCACCGCGCCTGGGCGGAGCGGACCCTCCGGCGCGCCGAGGTGTTCGGCGTGGCGAAGGCGGACGTGGGGTTCGTCGAACTGCTCGCCGCGGGCCTGGCGGTACCGTGA
- a CDS encoding TerD family protein, whose translation MAFWDNLVPNRTAQFDSGSAVTNAIDLTRRRPSVSLTKQGAATGNLRVNLSWKMRTSDLDGRSRRSGRLLRHPLRFFQPEPVQAHTQGVATVDLDIGCLYELSNGARGVVQPLGGFFGDLNDPPYVKLSGDDRFGSPSGETIFVNLDHRDDIKRLLFFVYIYDQTPAFDRTHATMTLYPSNGPRIEIELDERAPEARSCAVFLLENVKGELVVRREVKFVYGFQGELDRMYGWGMQWGRGFKAGKA comes from the coding sequence ATGGCCTTCTGGGACAACCTGGTACCGAACAGGACGGCGCAGTTCGACTCGGGCAGCGCCGTCACCAACGCGATCGACCTCACGCGGCGCCGCCCGTCGGTCTCGCTCACCAAACAGGGCGCCGCTACCGGCAACCTCCGCGTCAACCTCTCCTGGAAGATGCGGACGTCCGATCTCGACGGCCGGTCCCGGCGGAGCGGCCGGCTGCTGCGGCACCCGCTGCGGTTCTTCCAGCCCGAGCCCGTCCAGGCCCACACGCAGGGCGTGGCCACCGTCGACCTCGACATCGGGTGCCTGTACGAGCTGAGCAACGGCGCCAGGGGCGTCGTCCAGCCCCTCGGCGGCTTCTTCGGCGACCTCAACGACCCGCCGTACGTGAAGCTGAGCGGCGACGACCGGTTCGGTTCACCGTCCGGCGAGACGATCTTCGTCAACCTCGATCACCGCGACGACATCAAGCGCCTGCTGTTCTTCGTCTACATCTACGACCAGACCCCCGCCTTCGACCGCACGCACGCCACCATGACGCTCTACCCGAGCAACGGCCCGAGGATCGAGATCGAGCTCGACGAGCGCGCCCCCGAGGCCCGCTCCTGCGCCGTCTTCCTGTTGGAGAACGTCAAGGGCGAGCTCGTGGTGCGCCGGGAGGTCAAGTTCGTCTACGGCTTCCAGGGCGAGCTGGACAGGATGTACGGCTGGGGCATGCAGTGGGGCCGCGGTTTCAAGGCGGGCAAGGCGTGA
- a CDS encoding TerD family protein, with protein MGVTLAKGGNVSLSKAAPNLTQVLVGLGWDARSTTGAPFDLDASALLCQSGRVLGDEWFIFYNNLVSPEGSVQHTGDNLTGEGDGDDESLIVDLSQVPLHCDKIVFPVSIHEADNRGQTFGQVSNAFIRVVNQADGQELARYDLSEDASTETAMIFGELYRYGGEWKFRAVGQGYASGLRGIALDFGVNVS; from the coding sequence ATGGGCGTCACGCTCGCCAAGGGAGGCAACGTCTCCCTCTCCAAGGCCGCACCCAATCTGACGCAGGTGCTGGTCGGACTCGGCTGGGACGCGCGCTCCACCACGGGAGCGCCCTTCGACCTCGACGCCAGCGCGCTGCTCTGTCAGTCCGGCAGGGTCCTCGGCGACGAGTGGTTCATCTTCTACAACAACCTCGTCAGCCCCGAGGGATCCGTACAGCACACCGGCGACAACCTCACCGGTGAGGGCGACGGAGACGACGAGTCCCTCATCGTCGACCTCAGCCAGGTACCGCTCCACTGCGACAAGATCGTCTTTCCGGTCTCGATCCACGAGGCGGACAACCGCGGCCAGACGTTCGGACAGGTCAGCAATGCCTTCATCCGGGTTGTCAATCAGGCGGACGGCCAGGAGCTCGCGCGCTACGACCTCAGCGAGGACGCCTCCACGGAGACCGCGATGATCTTCGGCGAGCTCTACCGCTACGGCGGGGAATGGAAGTTCCGGGCCGTGGGTCAGGGGTATGCGTCCGGCCTCCGGGGCATCGCTCTAGACTTCGGGGTCAATGTTTCCTAA
- a CDS encoding peroxiredoxin — protein MAIEVGTKAPDFELKDNHGRTVRLGDFRGEKNVVLLFYPFAFTGVCTGELCALRDQLPRFVNEDTQLLAVSNDSIHTLRVFAEQEGLEYPLLSDFWPHGEVSRAYGVFDEEKGCAVRGTFIIDKDGVVRWTVVNGLPDARDIDDYVKALGEL, from the coding sequence ATGGCAATCGAGGTCGGCACGAAGGCCCCGGACTTCGAACTGAAGGACAACCACGGGCGCACCGTGCGTCTCGGCGACTTCCGCGGCGAGAAGAACGTCGTGCTCCTCTTCTACCCGTTCGCCTTCACCGGGGTCTGCACGGGGGAACTGTGCGCGCTCCGTGACCAGCTGCCGCGCTTCGTCAACGAGGACACCCAGCTGCTGGCCGTCTCCAACGACTCCATCCACACCCTGCGCGTCTTCGCCGAGCAGGAGGGCCTGGAGTACCCGCTGCTGTCGGACTTCTGGCCGCACGGCGAGGTCTCCCGGGCGTACGGCGTCTTCGACGAGGAGAAGGGCTGCGCGGTCCGCGGCACCTTCATCATCGACAAGGACGGCGTCGTGCGCTGGACCGTCGTCAACGGCCTGCCGGACGCGCGGGACATCGACGACTACGTCAAGGCCCTCGGCGAGCTCTGA
- a CDS encoding TerD family protein, with product MGVSLSKGGNVSLTKAAPNLTAVTVGLGWDVRTTTGTDFDLDASALLLNDQGKVGTDGNFVFFNNLKSPDGSVEHTGDNLTGEGEGDDEQIKVNLASVPADVDKIVFPVSIYDAENRQQSFGQVRNAFIRVVNQANNDELARYDLSEDASTETAMVFGELYRHGAEWKFRAIGQGYASGLRGIAQDFGVNV from the coding sequence GTGGGAGTCAGCCTCAGCAAGGGCGGGAACGTCTCGCTGACCAAGGCCGCGCCCAACCTGACCGCGGTCACGGTCGGCCTCGGCTGGGACGTCCGCACCACCACCGGTACGGACTTCGACCTGGACGCGAGCGCTCTGCTGCTGAACGACCAGGGCAAGGTCGGCACCGACGGCAACTTCGTCTTCTTCAACAACCTGAAGAGCCCGGACGGCTCCGTCGAGCACACCGGCGACAACCTCACGGGCGAGGGCGAGGGCGACGACGAGCAGATCAAGGTCAACCTCGCGTCGGTGCCCGCCGACGTGGACAAGATCGTCTTCCCGGTCTCGATCTACGACGCCGAGAACCGCCAGCAGTCCTTCGGTCAGGTGCGCAACGCCTTCATCCGCGTGGTGAACCAGGCGAACAACGACGAGCTGGCCCGTTACGACCTGAGCGAGGACGCCTCGACGGAGACCGCCATGGTCTTCGGCGAGCTGTACCGCCACGGCGCGGAGTGGAAGTTCCGCGCCATCGGCCAGGGCTACGCCTCGGGTCTGCGCGGCATCGCGCAGGACTTCGGCGTGAACGTCTGA
- a CDS encoding DUF475 domain-containing protein, which yields MVLKTFGWSFAVTALGLAFAAWQWGWEAFGIVLILSILEISLSFDNAVVNAGILKKMNAFWQKIFLTIGILIAVFGMRLVFPVVIVAISAKVGPIEAVQLALDQPKQYEALVTDAHAAIAAFGGMFLLMIFLDFIFEEREHKWLAWLERPLAKLGKVDMLSVCIALIVLLLTAITFATEAHTSTGHVDKSATVLLSGVAGLITYLVVGGLSGYFEDKLEEEEEREHEEEEQAKRAGKPVSAVGLAGKAAFFLFLYLEVLDASFSFDGVIGAFAITNHIFWMALGLGIGAMYVRSLTVYLVRQGTLDDYVYLEHGAHYAIGALAVILLITIQHEIHELITGFIGIFLIAASFLSSVRRNKRLTDAEGSGEKPGVPSGV from the coding sequence GTGGTTCTGAAAACCTTCGGCTGGTCGTTCGCCGTCACGGCGCTCGGCCTCGCTTTCGCCGCCTGGCAGTGGGGGTGGGAGGCGTTCGGGATCGTACTGATCCTGTCCATCCTCGAGATCTCGCTGTCCTTCGACAACGCGGTCGTCAACGCCGGAATCCTCAAGAAGATGAACGCCTTCTGGCAGAAGATCTTCCTGACGATCGGCATCCTGATCGCGGTGTTCGGCATGCGGCTGGTCTTCCCGGTCGTCATCGTCGCGATCAGCGCCAAGGTCGGCCCGATCGAGGCCGTTCAGCTGGCACTCGACCAGCCGAAGCAGTATGAAGCCCTCGTCACCGACGCCCACGCGGCCATCGCCGCCTTCGGCGGCATGTTCCTGCTGATGATCTTCCTCGACTTCATCTTCGAGGAGCGCGAGCACAAGTGGCTGGCGTGGCTGGAGCGCCCGCTCGCCAAGCTCGGCAAGGTCGACATGCTGTCCGTCTGCATCGCGCTGATCGTCCTTCTGCTCACCGCCATCACTTTCGCCACCGAGGCCCACACCAGCACCGGGCACGTCGACAAGTCGGCCACGGTGCTGCTCTCCGGTGTCGCCGGTCTGATCACGTACCTGGTCGTCGGCGGCCTCTCCGGCTACTTCGAGGACAAGCTGGAGGAAGAGGAGGAGCGCGAGCACGAGGAGGAGGAGCAGGCCAAGCGTGCCGGCAAGCCGGTGTCCGCGGTCGGTCTCGCCGGCAAGGCGGCCTTCTTCCTCTTCCTGTACCTGGAGGTCCTCGACGCGTCGTTCTCCTTCGACGGTGTCATCGGCGCCTTCGCCATCACGAACCACATCTTCTGGATGGCGCTCGGCCTCGGCATCGGCGCCATGTACGTCCGGTCGCTCACCGTCTACCTGGTCCGCCAGGGCACGCTGGACGACTACGTCTACCTGGAGCACGGCGCGCACTACGCCATCGGTGCCCTCGCCGTGATCCTGCTGATCACCATCCAGCACGAGATCCACGAGCTCATCACGGGCTTCATCGGCATCTTCCTCATCGCCGCCTCCTTCCTCTCCTCCGTCCGCCGCAACAAGCGGCTCACGGACGCGGAGGGGTCCGGGGAGAAGCCCGGGGTCCCGTCCGGAGTGTGA
- a CDS encoding TerD family protein gives MTHEMPKGSNVPLDAAAVRAVLCWTPGQGVPDVDASALLLGPDGRVRSDEDFVFYNQPRHPSGLVRRLPKKRVEDGLTDTVEADLATLDPSVDQVVIAASSDGASFEHVPDLRILLFDAAAGEGAEALASFRVRPETGEETAIICGEVYRRGEGWKFRAVGQGYPTGLIGLATAFGISVEEEEGDGADADAAEGAGGPSDGPSPDLPSDPTGPASDATGPASDASDLPPAPRANPDDATQAMPAQPRPSGTPGSAAPAPGGAVPGFPGATGAPALGVVPPPPPVPPAYGYPQPSYGYPRPDAAQPSYGYPQPGGAGQPAYGYPHPAGAAAHPGAGAAPPVPDPEFRLPPMGPQFQRP, from the coding sequence ATGACGCACGAGATGCCGAAGGGCTCGAACGTCCCGCTCGACGCCGCGGCCGTACGGGCCGTACTGTGCTGGACCCCTGGCCAGGGGGTCCCCGACGTGGACGCCTCCGCCCTGCTGCTCGGCCCGGACGGGCGGGTGCGTTCCGACGAGGACTTCGTCTTCTACAACCAGCCGCGGCACCCGTCGGGGCTGGTCCGGCGCCTGCCGAAGAAGCGGGTGGAGGACGGGCTCACCGACACGGTCGAGGCGGACCTGGCGACGCTCGACCCGTCGGTGGACCAGGTGGTGATCGCGGCGTCCTCGGACGGCGCCTCGTTCGAGCACGTCCCCGACCTGCGGATCCTCCTCTTCGACGCGGCCGCGGGCGAAGGCGCCGAGGCGCTGGCGTCGTTCCGCGTGCGGCCGGAGACGGGCGAGGAGACGGCCATCATCTGCGGCGAGGTGTATCGCCGCGGCGAGGGGTGGAAGTTCCGCGCGGTCGGACAGGGCTACCCGACGGGCCTGATCGGGCTGGCCACGGCGTTCGGCATCTCCGTCGAGGAGGAGGAAGGCGACGGAGCGGACGCGGACGCGGCAGAGGGTGCCGGGGGCCCGTCGGACGGGCCGTCGCCCGACCTGCCGTCGGACCCGACCGGCCCGGCGTCGGACGCGACCGGCCCGGCGTCGGACGCCTCGGATCTCCCGCCGGCGCCGCGCGCGAACCCCGACGACGCCACCCAGGCCATGCCGGCCCAGCCGCGGCCCTCCGGTACCCCCGGGTCCGCCGCGCCGGCCCCGGGCGGTGCGGTGCCCGGGTTCCCCGGTGCCACGGGGGCGCCCGCGCTGGGCGTCGTCCCGCCGCCGCCCCCCGTGCCGCCCGCGTACGGCTACCCGCAGCCGTCCTACGGGTACCCGCGGCCCGACGCGGCCCAGCCGTCGTACGGGTACCCGCAGCCCGGCGGCGCGGGGCAGCCGGCGTACGGCTATCCGCACCCGGCGGGCGCGGCGGCCCACCCTGGCGCGGGGGCCGCGCCGCCCGTCCCTGACCCCGAATTCCGGCTGCCGCCCATGGGGCCGCAGTTCCAGCGCCCCTGA
- a CDS encoding DUF4097 family beta strand repeat-containing protein produces the protein MVAHRVRRRTVHALLVGCLAVGVAGCGGVDVAGAPVERQVFPFDGSTLTVDAGDSDVELVPADVADVEVARQVDGWVVAGNGPDATWRMEDGTLTLRVRCEALVENCGARHEVKVPRGVAVTLRGDNGTVTADGFTAALTLRTDNGDLAVRDARGPLDLHTDNGTLRVEGAASKAVTARSENGDVHLGLRAVPDRVEGRSENGEVVVELPAGSGAYAVDAGSGNGDVRADVPRDPASPRAVTALSENGDVTVRTAN, from the coding sequence GTGGTCGCACATCGTGTTCGTCGTCGTACCGTCCACGCGTTGCTGGTGGGGTGTCTCGCGGTCGGGGTCGCCGGGTGCGGGGGTGTGGACGTGGCGGGGGCGCCGGTGGAGCGGCAGGTGTTCCCGTTCGACGGGTCGACGCTGACCGTGGACGCCGGGGACTCCGACGTGGAGCTGGTGCCGGCCGACGTGGCGGACGTCGAGGTGGCGCGGCAGGTCGACGGGTGGGTCGTGGCCGGGAACGGGCCCGACGCGACCTGGCGCATGGAGGACGGGACGCTCACCCTGCGCGTCCGGTGCGAGGCGCTCGTCGAGAACTGCGGGGCCCGTCACGAGGTGAAGGTGCCGCGCGGCGTGGCCGTGACGCTCCGGGGGGACAACGGAACCGTCACCGCCGACGGCTTCACCGCGGCGCTCACCCTGCGCACCGACAACGGCGACCTGGCCGTACGGGACGCCCGAGGGCCGCTCGATCTGCACACCGACAACGGCACCCTCCGCGTCGAGGGCGCCGCGTCGAAGGCCGTCACCGCACGCAGCGAGAACGGCGACGTCCACCTCGGTCTGCGCGCCGTGCCGGACCGGGTCGAGGGGCGCAGCGAGAACGGTGAGGTCGTCGTCGAGCTGCCGGCGGGCTCCGGGGCGTACGCCGTGGACGCCGGCAGCGGCAACGGTGACGTCCGCGCCGACGTGCCCCGGGACCCGGCGAGCCCCCGCGCCGTCACCGCGCTCAGCGAGAACGGCGACGTGACGGTCCGCACGGCGAACTGA
- a CDS encoding FmdB family zinc ribbon protein produces the protein MPRYEYRCRTCGDTFELSRPMAESSAPADCPAGHDDTVKLLSTVAVGGTAASAPARPAGGGGGGCCGGGCCG, from the coding sequence ATGCCTCGCTATGAGTACCGCTGCCGCACCTGCGGCGACACCTTCGAACTGAGCCGCCCCATGGCGGAGTCCTCCGCCCCCGCCGACTGCCCCGCCGGGCACGACGACACGGTCAAGCTGCTGTCGACGGTCGCGGTCGGCGGTACGGCGGCGTCCGCACCCGCCCGCCCCGCAGGCGGCGGCGGTGGCGGGTGTTGCGGAGGCGGCTGCTGCGGCTGA
- a CDS encoding phosphoribosyltransferase, whose amino-acid sequence MWTGTWVAERLGVELSARRGDDGELRGLLGLALRDNPKRAHLLVSSVLGKHVPQSPAVVRGTGHELGRRVRALLGDAEARRAVVVGYAETATGLGHCVADGLAHAPYLHSTRRPVPGVVRAAGFEESHSHHTSHLLLPEDPELLAGAGPLVLVDDEFSTGNTVLNTVRALHERYPRDRYVIVALVDMRSDEDQGRLAEFAEEIGARVDLVALAAGTVRLPDGVLEKGRALVAAHTVPAPVVSGDTGAVRRVDLGWPAGLPDGGRHGFTPAHRARLDAALPAMAARLAAALDLPTAPAPVSVPGAEALRSVSGADAPPSASRTDAPAPGSVAPARSGGRRPRVLVLGSEELMYAPLALAAALEELAPHADVRFSTTTRSPVLAVDDPGYAIRTRLVFPAHDDPADGPGDRYAYNVAGAGFDAVALVVDSTGDTPPLHAPDGLPAQLAAHVPRVVLAAVPSYVPEGAGMLPDPLRGPAFSSYAPEEVGWLLQDLSDVELEAPTEEREEAIQSGGAHYAESLPVEYQPSDRYQKLFHTALDGSAARIAHAVGVVTETVLAERSPRPVLVSLARAGTPVGVLMRRWAHHRHGLDVPHYAVSIVRGRGIDTNALRWLRAHHDPRDVVFVDGWTGKGAITRELAAALADFPDFDPEIAVLADPGSCVRTYGTREDFLIPSACLNSTVSGLVSRTVLRADLVGPHDYHGAKYYRELAGTDVSVAFLDAVADRFDEVAGAVAADAARLLAADRTPTWEGWAAVERISEEYGIHDVNLVKPGVGETTRVLLRRVPWKVLARRGAGPDLDHVRLLAEQRGVPVEEVDGLPYTCVGLIHPQYTRGATGADGRAAVTTP is encoded by the coding sequence GTGTGGACCGGGACATGGGTCGCCGAGAGGCTCGGGGTCGAGCTCTCCGCACGGCGGGGCGATGACGGGGAACTGCGCGGCCTGCTGGGGCTCGCCCTGCGGGACAACCCCAAGCGGGCGCACCTCCTCGTCTCCTCGGTCCTCGGCAAGCACGTGCCGCAGAGCCCGGCGGTGGTCCGGGGCACCGGCCACGAGCTGGGGCGCCGCGTCCGCGCGCTGCTGGGCGACGCGGAGGCGCGGCGGGCGGTCGTCGTCGGGTACGCGGAGACCGCGACCGGCCTCGGCCACTGTGTCGCCGACGGGCTGGCGCACGCCCCGTACCTGCACTCCACGCGCCGCCCCGTGCCGGGGGTGGTCCGGGCGGCCGGCTTCGAGGAGTCGCACTCCCACCACACCTCGCACCTCCTCCTCCCCGAGGACCCCGAGCTGCTCGCCGGGGCGGGGCCGCTGGTGCTGGTGGACGACGAGTTCTCGACCGGCAACACCGTGCTCAACACCGTGCGGGCGCTGCACGAGCGGTACCCGCGTGACCGGTACGTCATCGTGGCGCTCGTCGACATGCGGTCGGACGAGGACCAGGGCCGGCTGGCGGAGTTCGCCGAGGAGATCGGCGCCCGCGTCGACCTGGTCGCGCTCGCCGCGGGAACGGTACGGCTGCCCGACGGCGTCCTGGAGAAGGGCCGCGCCCTCGTGGCCGCCCACACGGTGCCCGCGCCCGTCGTCTCCGGCGACACGGGCGCCGTACGGCGGGTGGACCTCGGCTGGCCGGCCGGGCTCCCCGACGGCGGCCGCCACGGCTTCACCCCCGCGCACCGCGCCCGTCTCGACGCGGCGCTCCCGGCGATGGCGGCCCGCCTGGCCGCGGCCCTCGACCTGCCCACGGCGCCGGCGCCCGTATCCGTACCCGGCGCGGAGGCGCTCCGGTCGGTGTCCGGTGCGGACGCGCCCCCATCCGCGAGCCGTACCGACGCCCCGGCGCCCGGGTCGGTCGCTCCCGCGCGGTCCGGGGGACGCCGCCCCCGCGTCCTCGTCCTGGGCAGCGAGGAGCTCATGTACGCCCCCCTCGCCCTGGCCGCCGCGCTGGAAGAACTCGCCCCCCACGCCGACGTGCGGTTCTCGACGACCACCCGCTCGCCGGTCCTCGCGGTGGACGACCCCGGCTACGCCATCCGCACCCGCCTGGTCTTCCCCGCCCACGACGACCCCGCCGACGGGCCGGGCGACCGCTACGCCTACAACGTCGCGGGCGCCGGGTTCGACGCCGTCGCCCTCGTCGTCGACTCGACCGGCGACACCCCGCCGCTCCACGCCCCGGACGGCCTGCCGGCGCAGCTCGCCGCGCACGTTCCGCGCGTCGTGCTCGCCGCCGTCCCCTCCTACGTACCGGAAGGAGCGGGCATGCTGCCCGACCCCCTGCGCGGACCCGCGTTCTCCTCCTACGCCCCCGAGGAGGTGGGCTGGCTCCTCCAGGATCTGTCGGACGTCGAGCTGGAGGCGCCGACCGAGGAGCGCGAGGAGGCCATCCAGAGCGGCGGCGCCCACTACGCGGAGTCCCTGCCCGTCGAGTACCAGCCCAGCGACCGGTACCAGAAGCTGTTCCACACCGCCCTCGACGGCTCCGCCGCCCGGATCGCCCACGCGGTGGGCGTGGTCACCGAGACCGTGCTCGCCGAACGGTCCCCGCGCCCCGTGCTCGTCTCCCTCGCCCGGGCCGGCACCCCCGTCGGCGTGCTGATGCGCCGCTGGGCGCACCACCGCCACGGGCTGGACGTGCCGCACTACGCCGTGTCCATCGTCCGGGGCCGCGGCATCGACACCAACGCGCTGCGCTGGCTGCGCGCCCACCACGACCCGCGGGACGTCGTCTTCGTCGACGGCTGGACCGGCAAGGGGGCGATCACCCGCGAGCTGGCGGCGGCCCTCGCCGACTTCCCGGACTTCGACCCGGAGATCGCCGTCCTGGCCGACCCCGGCTCGTGCGTCCGCACCTACGGCACCCGCGAGGACTTCCTGATCCCCTCCGCCTGCCTCAACTCCACCGTCTCCGGCCTCGTCTCGCGCACCGTCCTGCGCGCCGACCTCGTCGGCCCGCACGACTACCACGGGGCGAAGTACTACCGGGAGCTGGCGGGCACGGACGTCTCCGTCGCGTTCCTCGACGCGGTCGCGGACCGCTTCGACGAGGTCGCCGGGGCCGTCGCCGCGGACGCCGCCCGGCTCCTCGCCGCCGACCGCACCCCCACCTGGGAGGGATGGGCGGCCGTCGAGCGGATCAGCGAGGAGTACGGCATCCACGACGTCAACCTCGTCAAGCCCGGCGTCGGCGAGACCACCCGGGTCCTGCTGCGCCGCGTCCCGTGGAAGGTCCTCGCCCGGCGCGGCGCCGGCCCCGACCTGGACCACGTACGGCTGCTCGCCGAGCAGCGCGGCGTACCAGTGGAGGAGGTGGACGGCCTGCCGTACACCTGCGTCGGGCTGATCCACCCGCAGTACACGCGGGGCGCGACCGGCGCCGACGGCCGGGCGGCGGTGACCACGCCGTGA
- a CDS encoding HAD family hydrolase, producing the protein MTTARPTLVASDLDRTLIYSTAALALTAPDAEAPRLLCVEVYQGKPLSYVTETAAELLGELARSATFMPVTTRTREQYRRIRLPCPAPRYAICANGGHLLVDGESDPDWRATVAARLADECASLAEVRAHLLAVADPAWLLKERVAEDLFAYLVVERALLPDGWLAELAAWAEGRGWTVSLQGRKVYAVPKPLTKSAAVREVARRTGAATVLAAGDSLLDADLLLAADRAWRPSHGELADTGWRAGNVEVLADRGVVAGEEILRRFLAAARPVRAAA; encoded by the coding sequence GTGACCACCGCCCGGCCCACGCTGGTCGCCAGCGACCTCGACCGCACGCTGATCTACTCGACGGCGGCGCTCGCCCTCACCGCCCCGGACGCGGAGGCCCCCCGCCTGCTCTGCGTCGAGGTGTACCAGGGCAAGCCGCTGTCGTACGTCACCGAGACGGCCGCCGAGCTGCTGGGCGAACTCGCCCGCTCCGCCACCTTCATGCCGGTGACCACCCGCACCCGCGAGCAGTACCGGCGCATCCGGCTGCCCTGCCCGGCCCCTCGGTACGCGATCTGCGCGAACGGCGGCCACCTGCTCGTCGACGGCGAGTCCGACCCGGACTGGCGGGCGACCGTCGCGGCCCGCCTCGCCGACGAGTGCGCCTCCCTGGCGGAGGTGCGGGCGCACCTGCTCGCCGTCGCCGACCCCGCCTGGTTGCTCAAGGAGCGGGTCGCGGAGGACCTCTTCGCGTACCTCGTCGTGGAGCGCGCCCTGCTGCCGGACGGCTGGCTCGCGGAGCTGGCCGCGTGGGCGGAGGGCCGCGGCTGGACGGTCTCCCTGCAGGGCCGGAAGGTGTACGCGGTGCCGAAGCCGCTGACGAAGAGCGCGGCGGTACGGGAGGTGGCCCGCCGTACCGGGGCCGCCACGGTCCTCGCTGCGGGCGACTCGCTCCTCGACGCGGACCTGCTTCTCGCCGCCGACCGCGCGTGGCGGCCGAGCCACGGCGAGCTGGCGGACACCGGCTGGCGCGCCGGGAACGTCGAGGTTCTCGCCGACCGGGGCGTCGTGGCGGGGGAGGAGATCCTGCGCCGGTTCCTGGCGGCGGCCCGCCCGGTCCGCGCGGCGGCCTGA